From a region of the Bradyrhizobium diazoefficiens genome:
- a CDS encoding TIGR00645 family protein, whose product MTSESRAPSAPSAPRLQIGPFAQLIFGSRWLQVPLYVGLIVAQAVYVLLFLKELWHLVAHSFDASEQQIMLVVLGLIDVVMISNLLVMVIVGGYETFVSRLNLSGHPDEPEWLSHVNASVLKIKLAMAIIGISSISLLRTFIEAGNLGTERSNFTETGVMWQVVIHLTFIISAVGIAWVDRLSDGSHRKAASHG is encoded by the coding sequence ATGACGTCTGAATCCAGAGCACCTTCGGCGCCCTCCGCGCCGCGACTGCAGATCGGCCCGTTTGCTCAACTCATCTTTGGCTCGCGCTGGCTGCAAGTTCCGCTCTATGTCGGTCTCATCGTCGCACAGGCCGTCTATGTGCTCCTGTTCCTGAAGGAGCTCTGGCATCTGGTCGCGCACTCGTTCGACGCCAGCGAGCAGCAGATCATGCTGGTGGTGCTCGGGCTGATCGACGTGGTCATGATCTCGAATCTGCTCGTGATGGTGATCGTCGGCGGCTACGAGACTTTCGTCTCGCGCTTGAATCTGAGTGGGCATCCCGACGAGCCGGAATGGCTCAGTCACGTCAATGCCAGCGTGCTCAAGATCAAGCTGGCGATGGCGATCATCGGCATTTCCTCGATCTCTCTGCTCAGGACCTTCATCGAGGCCGGAAATCTCGGCACCGAGCGCAGCAATTTCACCGAGACCGGCGTGATGTGGCAGGTCGTCATCCATCTGACCTTCATCATCTCCGCCGTCGGCATCGCCTGGGTCGATCGCCTCAGCGACGGCAGCCATCGCAAGGCAGCCAGTCACGGCTGA